The following proteins are co-located in the Nonlabens ponticola genome:
- a CDS encoding Sec-independent protein translocase subunit TatA/TatB, with protein MITGFILGMFGVWQVVLVVLAILLLFGGKKIPELMRGLGGGIKEFKDATKEDKEDATSKGIDSNK; from the coding sequence ATGATCACTGGATTCATTTTAGGAATGTTTGGCGTTTGGCAAGTTGTTCTTGTTGTTTTGGCTATTTTATTACTCTTTGGTGGTAAAAAAATTCCTGAGCTCATGCGCGGTTTAGGTGGTGGTATCAAAGAATTCAAGGATGCAACCAAAGAAGATAAAGAGGACGCTACCAGTAAAGGCATCGACTCCAACAAATAA
- a CDS encoding DUF4837 family protein, which produces MRIITTLLVALVLISCKEEPVRINDSAGKLNDILIVVNSENWDGEIGDTIRNVLARPIDGLVRDEAMFTLNQVKPESFKGMLKKSRNYLFVRKSDTASVGIRKNKYATPQIGVIVQGKDTREIAEQISENADNIVTIFKQGELTEKQRLIDRVRLNTDRITDRFGIDMNVPTAYRYAAVDDPDFTWLRRNIVEGTMDMLIYEVPLSQIQRDSSVVQDIVAVRDSIGLIKIPTDGGPFRTEPAFSPYVNETQVDGRFAFETKGTWEVRDMFMAGPFLNYAIYNADKEKWLIVEGYISAPNAVQRNYLFEIEAILNSIRFVEKEDNQ; this is translated from the coding sequence ATGAGAATTATAACCACATTACTTGTTGCATTAGTGCTTATTTCCTGTAAGGAAGAGCCAGTGCGTATAAACGACAGCGCAGGTAAACTCAACGATATATTAATTGTTGTGAACAGTGAGAACTGGGATGGCGAGATAGGTGACACGATCAGGAATGTGCTGGCACGACCTATTGATGGATTGGTACGTGACGAGGCAATGTTCACGCTCAATCAGGTCAAGCCAGAGTCATTTAAGGGCATGCTCAAGAAATCCCGCAATTACCTTTTTGTAAGAAAGTCAGATACTGCAAGCGTTGGCATACGCAAGAATAAATACGCCACACCGCAAATAGGCGTAATCGTTCAGGGAAAAGACACACGTGAAATCGCCGAGCAAATAAGCGAAAATGCCGATAACATCGTTACCATTTTCAAACAAGGAGAATTAACTGAAAAGCAACGCCTTATTGATCGTGTGCGCTTAAATACAGATCGTATTACAGACCGTTTTGGTATTGATATGAATGTGCCTACAGCCTATAGATATGCCGCGGTAGACGATCCAGATTTCACCTGGTTGCGACGCAATATTGTAGAAGGAACGATGGACATGCTTATCTATGAAGTACCGTTGAGCCAGATACAACGCGATAGCAGCGTGGTGCAAGACATTGTTGCCGTGAGAGACTCCATAGGATTGATTAAGATCCCAACTGACGGTGGTCCGTTCCGTACAGAGCCTGCTTTTTCACCCTATGTGAATGAGACACAAGTCGATGGCAGGTTTGCGTTTGAGACTAAAGGTACTTGGGAAGTCAGGGATATGTTCATGGCAGGTCCGTTCTTGAACTATGCTATTTACAATGCAGATAAAGAAAAGTGGTTAATTGTAGAAGGCTACATTTCTGCACCCAATGCTGTGCAGCGCAATTATCTATTTGAGATTGAGGCAATTCTCAACAGCATACGCTTTGTAGAAAAGGAAGACAATCAATAA
- a CDS encoding LysM peptidoglycan-binding domain-containing protein, producing the protein MWTLFILLSCALMQGQVTDSMVVAVDSVKFLETTSVDRAIDPLQSLDSLVMKNYEEVDRFDQAYMDMLYDHDGYEYLFKNIDSLPNVGDSTLSTDTLKARLQRINERTPFNIEYNPILEQLIKKQLTYKRVYLERIMTLSDYYFPMFEEQLDRYDIPLEMKYLAVVESALDPKIKSRVGATGLWQFMYATGKGYGLEVNSYVDERMDPNKSTIAACKYLNRLYSIYDDWDLALAAYNSGAGNVNKAIRRSGGKKNYWNLRPHLPRETAGYVPKFQAMMYLFTYAQEHGFKPQRTSRLMMETDTVLIKNQISFDQIESQLDIDKETIEFFNPSYKLGIIPIEQGKPHYLRLPIEQVAVIAGNEDKVYAFAKAEFEKREQPLPELLKPSTSITYRVRSGDYLGKIAARYNVRVSEIKRWNRLRSNKLTIGQRLKINTTTGATRQTAKVKNYVVRSGDSLWAISRRNNMTVKELKRLNPKASKNLKPGMTLVLK; encoded by the coding sequence ATGTGGACACTCTTTATCCTGTTGTCCTGCGCATTGATGCAAGGGCAGGTTACAGACTCTATGGTCGTTGCCGTGGATAGTGTCAAGTTTCTGGAAACGACTAGCGTTGATCGAGCAATCGATCCCTTGCAATCGCTGGACTCACTAGTGATGAAGAACTATGAAGAGGTAGATCGATTTGATCAGGCCTACATGGACATGCTGTATGATCATGATGGCTATGAGTATTTATTTAAAAATATAGATAGCTTACCTAATGTAGGTGACTCAACATTAAGCACAGATACGCTCAAGGCGAGATTACAGCGCATAAATGAGCGCACGCCTTTTAATATTGAATACAACCCAATTCTTGAGCAGCTTATAAAAAAGCAACTTACCTACAAGCGTGTGTATCTAGAACGCATCATGACGCTTAGTGATTATTATTTCCCCATGTTTGAGGAGCAGCTGGATCGCTATGACATACCGTTAGAGATGAAATATCTAGCCGTTGTTGAGAGCGCTCTGGATCCGAAAATAAAGAGTAGAGTAGGTGCAACCGGACTCTGGCAGTTTATGTATGCAACGGGCAAAGGTTATGGGCTCGAGGTCAACTCTTATGTTGACGAGCGCATGGATCCCAATAAATCAACCATAGCGGCATGTAAATATCTCAACAGACTCTACAGCATTTATGATGATTGGGATCTGGCTCTCGCCGCTTACAACAGCGGTGCTGGTAATGTCAACAAAGCCATACGCCGTAGTGGCGGCAAGAAAAATTACTGGAATTTGCGACCGCATTTACCTAGGGAAACTGCTGGTTACGTGCCTAAATTCCAGGCGATGATGTATTTGTTCACATATGCCCAAGAGCATGGCTTTAAACCACAGCGCACTTCTAGGCTTATGATGGAGACTGATACGGTCCTGATTAAGAATCAAATCTCCTTTGATCAAATCGAGAGCCAGCTAGACATTGACAAGGAAACCATCGAGTTTTTTAATCCTAGTTACAAATTGGGAATCATACCTATAGAGCAAGGCAAACCACATTATTTGAGGCTACCTATAGAGCAGGTTGCCGTTATTGCAGGTAATGAGGATAAGGTTTACGCTTTCGCGAAAGCAGAATTTGAAAAAAGAGAACAACCATTACCAGAGCTTCTCAAGCCATCAACCAGCATTACTTATAGGGTGCGCAGCGGTGATTATCTAGGTAAAATCGCAGCACGATATAATGTTAGGGTTTCCGAAATCAAAAGATGGAATCGCCTACGCAGCAATAAATTGACAATTGGGCAGCGTCTTAAAATTAACACCACGACCGGTGCAACTAGGCAAACGGCAAAGGTCAAAAATTATGTCGTGCGATCTGGTGACAGCCTATGGGCAATATCTAGGCGCAATAACATGACCGTCAAGGAACTTAAGCGATTAAACCCTAAGGCTTCTAAGAATCTAAAACCAGGAATGACGCTGGTCTTAAAATAA
- a CDS encoding phosphoglycerate kinase, with product MNIEQIDFKDKRALIRVDFNVPLNEELQVTDTTRIEAAKPTIVHILEHGGSVVLMSHLGRPDGIEDKYSLKHIVETVSDILGVQVIFASNCVGEETLEQSKTLESGQVLLLENLRFHPEEEQGDTDFAQQLAQLGDVYVNDAFGTAHRAHASTTIIAQFFKEKCFGKLIEQELDSLNKVMNSPTSPVIAILGGAKVSSKITVIENILPKVDHLILAGGMAYTFVKAQGGEIGDSLVEDDKQELALELLEKAKELNTQIHLPVDSVIADSFSEQATRDLSPIDQIADGWMGLDIGEQSRKNFAAVIKECKTILWNGPAGVFEMDVFSKGTIAIGNAVADATANGAFSLVGGGDSVAAVKQFGFENKVSYVSTGGGAMLEMLEGKTLPGIKAVQEQ from the coding sequence ATGAACATAGAACAAATAGATTTTAAAGATAAAAGAGCGCTCATACGAGTAGATTTCAATGTACCACTTAATGAGGAGCTACAAGTAACGGATACTACTAGAATTGAGGCTGCAAAACCAACTATCGTCCACATACTTGAGCATGGTGGATCTGTCGTGCTTATGTCGCACTTAGGACGTCCAGATGGTATTGAGGATAAATACTCGCTCAAACATATTGTAGAAACAGTATCTGATATTTTAGGAGTGCAAGTGATTTTTGCTAGTAATTGTGTTGGTGAGGAAACTCTGGAACAATCAAAAACACTGGAGTCAGGACAAGTTTTACTATTAGAAAACTTACGATTTCATCCGGAAGAGGAGCAAGGCGACACAGACTTTGCACAGCAATTGGCTCAATTAGGTGACGTTTACGTCAATGATGCCTTCGGTACTGCACATCGTGCACACGCATCAACCACTATTATTGCTCAATTTTTTAAAGAAAAGTGCTTCGGTAAGCTGATAGAGCAGGAATTGGATAGTCTTAATAAAGTCATGAATTCTCCTACATCTCCGGTAATTGCTATTTTGGGTGGTGCAAAGGTCTCTTCAAAAATTACAGTGATCGAGAACATTTTACCTAAAGTAGATCACTTGATCCTAGCTGGTGGTATGGCCTATACCTTTGTGAAAGCTCAAGGCGGCGAGATAGGTGATTCGCTTGTCGAGGATGACAAGCAAGAATTGGCTCTTGAACTTCTTGAAAAAGCCAAAGAACTTAATACACAGATTCACCTACCAGTAGATTCTGTGATTGCAGACTCATTTTCTGAGCAGGCCACACGCGACCTTTCTCCAATCGATCAAATAGCCGATGGATGGATGGGACTGGACATAGGTGAGCAATCAAGAAAAAATTTTGCTGCTGTTATTAAAGAATGTAAAACGATTCTTTGGAATGGCCCAGCAGGTGTCTTTGAGATGGACGTTTTTTCTAAAGGAACCATTGCCATTGGTAATGCTGTCGCAGATGCTACGGCTAATGGTGCTTTCTCACTTGTCGGTGGTGGCGACTCGGTTGCAGCGGTAAAACAATTTGGCTTTGAGAATAAAGTAAGTTACGTATCTACTGGTGGTGGCGCCATGCTAGAAATGCTGGAAGGAAAAACATTACCAGGAATCAAAGCAGTGCAAGAACAATAG
- a CDS encoding DNA polymerase III subunit, whose product MSQEAVIGLDHIKNHLKSTVSNDRVAHAQLFIGSNGCGVLPLALEYAKNILASNGDKDAMRRVEQLVHPDLHFVFPVATTTRITSKPVSDDFIQEWRAFYKEQPYGLLQDWYQYADIEKKSCEIRVHEAADLSRKLSLKSYEGGAKICIIYGADFMNVAASNKLLKIIEEPPTGTVLILIAESEEQILNTIRSRCQVLHVPKLSAADISQGLQTHYGIDASRAEMISRQANGSFNKAIKLLSNHTEDKEFEEWFIYWVRTAFSAKGKPSAVADLIAWAENIASKNREVQKRFLSYCLEFFRQAMLTNYKADTAVYLETSPSFDLKKFAPFIDGHRIIEITKSIEDALYHIDRNANGKIVMTDLSIGLTRILHKKSR is encoded by the coding sequence ATGTCTCAGGAAGCAGTCATAGGTCTAGATCACATAAAAAATCATTTGAAGAGCACTGTTTCAAATGATCGAGTTGCTCATGCACAACTATTCATAGGTAGCAATGGTTGTGGTGTATTACCACTAGCGCTAGAATATGCCAAAAATATTCTTGCTAGCAACGGCGATAAGGATGCCATGAGACGCGTAGAACAATTAGTTCATCCTGATTTACACTTTGTTTTTCCCGTGGCAACCACCACAAGGATTACTAGTAAACCAGTATCTGACGACTTTATTCAAGAATGGCGTGCTTTTTATAAGGAACAGCCCTATGGATTATTACAGGACTGGTATCAATATGCAGACATTGAGAAGAAATCTTGTGAAATACGAGTGCATGAAGCTGCAGACCTTTCAAGAAAACTGAGTTTGAAATCCTATGAAGGTGGTGCCAAAATCTGCATTATTTATGGTGCCGATTTCATGAATGTTGCTGCGTCAAACAAACTGCTCAAGATCATCGAGGAGCCGCCAACTGGTACAGTTCTTATTCTTATCGCTGAAAGCGAAGAGCAGATTCTCAACACCATAAGATCAAGATGCCAAGTGCTTCACGTACCAAAGTTGAGTGCCGCTGATATTTCGCAAGGCTTACAAACCCATTATGGAATTGATGCCTCACGAGCAGAAATGATTTCTAGACAAGCAAACGGAAGCTTTAATAAAGCGATCAAATTGTTAAGCAATCATACGGAAGATAAGGAATTTGAGGAATGGTTTATTTACTGGGTGCGTACAGCCTTTAGTGCTAAAGGAAAGCCCAGCGCTGTTGCCGACCTGATAGCGTGGGCAGAAAACATTGCTAGTAAAAACCGTGAAGTACAAAAGAGGTTTTTATCCTATTGTTTAGAATTCTTCAGACAAGCCATGCTTACCAATTATAAAGCTGATACGGCGGTTTATCTAGAAACCAGTCCCAGTTTTGATCTGAAAAAATTTGCTCCATTTATTGATGGACATCGTATCATTGAGATCACAAAGTCCATTGAAGATGCGCTTTATCATATAGATCGTAATGCTAATGGTAAGATCGTAATGACTGATTTGAGCATAGGATTAACTCGAATTCTGCATAAAAAGTCACGATAA
- a CDS encoding class I SAM-dependent methyltransferase, translated as MSKKKKLHSSTQDYFLTQEHFDIVKTTIDGLLKTMPIPSNLDKYYQSDEYLSHDDSNTGLFASLYKTARNWNLNSKKSLISKYLPEGPMLDIGAGNGELVSYLRENRFDAIGFEPSPLARKFAYQKGIQLLDELPDAQIKSYRVVTMFHVLEHVEDLSEQLHYLSKIVEEDGHVIIAVPNHKSLDAKLFGKYWAAWDVPRHLWHFDKNGIQSVFDGKFELVNTKVMWLDSFYVSILSARYKKWPLPLVIGGIIGLFSNIATIFTNQASSHIYIFKKAQ; from the coding sequence ATGAGCAAAAAAAAGAAACTACATAGCAGTACCCAGGATTATTTTTTGACTCAAGAGCATTTTGATATTGTCAAAACTACAATTGATGGTTTGCTGAAAACCATGCCTATTCCATCAAACCTGGACAAGTATTATCAAAGTGATGAATACTTGAGTCATGACGACTCTAACACAGGATTATTTGCAAGCTTATATAAGACAGCAAGGAATTGGAATCTTAATAGCAAAAAATCTTTGATCAGTAAATACTTGCCAGAAGGTCCAATGTTAGATATTGGAGCGGGCAACGGTGAGCTAGTTTCCTATTTGAGAGAAAATAGATTTGATGCAATTGGTTTTGAGCCTAGCCCGCTTGCGCGAAAGTTTGCTTATCAAAAAGGGATTCAGCTGCTGGATGAGCTACCCGATGCTCAAATAAAATCCTATCGAGTGGTTACCATGTTTCATGTCCTAGAGCATGTTGAGGATTTAAGTGAGCAATTACACTATTTATCTAAAATTGTAGAGGAAGATGGTCATGTAATTATTGCGGTTCCTAATCATAAATCCCTAGACGCAAAATTATTCGGTAAGTATTGGGCCGCGTGGGATGTTCCTAGGCATTTGTGGCATTTTGATAAAAACGGTATTCAATCAGTTTTTGATGGTAAGTTTGAATTGGTCAATACAAAAGTTATGTGGCTTGATAGTTTCTATGTCTCTATTTTATCAGCGCGATATAAAAAATGGCCGCTTCCATTAGTCATAGGCGGAATCATAGGTTTATTTTCAAATATTGCTACGATTTTCACCAATCAAGCATCTTCGCATATTTACATCTTCAAAAAAGCACAATAG
- the mnmG gene encoding tRNA uridine-5-carboxymethylaminomethyl(34) synthesis enzyme MnmG → MFLEEYDVIVVGAGHAGSEAAAIAATMGASTLLVTMNLQTIAQMSCNPAMGGIAKGQIVREIDALGGYSGIISDKSAIQFKMLNKSKGPAMWSPRTQNDRMRFAEEWRLQLEALPNLDFYQEMVSGLIIEGEKVVGVRSSLGLEIRGKSVVLTNGTFLNGLIHIGEKQFGGGRSGERASTGITEQLIDLGFESGRMKTGTPPRVDGRSLDYSKMVPQPGDVEVSKFSYGNRTSKLKHQRDCHMTYTSPLVHDLLREGFDRSPMFNGRIQSIGPRYCPSIEDKIDRFASKDRHQMFIEPEGWDTVEVYVNGFSTSLPEDVQFKALRSVVGFEKVKFFRPGYAIEYDYFPPTQLKHTLETKIIDGLYFAGQINGTTGYEEAASQGLMAGINAVRKIREEEAFILRRDDAYIGVLIDDLITKGTDEPYRMFTSRAEYRTLLRQDNADLRLTPMGHEIGTVSEEAIRRVERKAREADKMVSFLRDTSFDFNEMNELLDKKGSARVTQNAKLFKVFSRPVIDLKDISTISQVDQYLKENDLDDDILEQVEVQVKYAGYIAKEKANADKLNRLEDVRIPDNFDFSHIQSISFEAREKLKAVQPVSISQASRISGVSPSDISVLLVHMGR, encoded by the coding sequence ATGTTTTTAGAAGAATATGACGTTATAGTAGTTGGTGCAGGCCACGCAGGAAGCGAGGCAGCTGCTATTGCCGCGACCATGGGCGCAAGTACTTTATTGGTCACCATGAACCTCCAAACAATCGCGCAAATGTCTTGCAATCCTGCGATGGGTGGTATTGCCAAGGGCCAAATTGTACGTGAGATTGACGCTTTAGGTGGATATAGCGGCATTATAAGCGATAAAAGTGCCATCCAATTCAAGATGCTTAATAAAAGCAAAGGTCCAGCAATGTGGTCTCCTCGTACACAGAATGACCGTATGCGTTTTGCTGAGGAGTGGCGTTTACAGTTAGAAGCCTTACCAAATCTCGACTTTTATCAAGAAATGGTTTCGGGCCTCATTATAGAAGGCGAAAAGGTAGTCGGCGTTAGATCATCTCTGGGACTAGAAATACGAGGTAAATCAGTAGTGCTGACTAATGGAACTTTTCTAAATGGATTGATCCATATTGGAGAAAAGCAATTCGGTGGTGGTAGATCTGGTGAGCGAGCTAGTACCGGAATCACCGAGCAATTAATTGATCTTGGTTTCGAGTCTGGTAGAATGAAGACAGGAACGCCGCCAAGAGTGGATGGTCGATCGCTAGATTACTCTAAGATGGTGCCGCAACCAGGTGATGTAGAGGTGTCAAAATTCAGCTATGGTAATCGCACTAGCAAGCTGAAACATCAGCGCGACTGTCACATGACTTATACAAGTCCTTTGGTTCACGATTTACTTCGAGAAGGATTTGATCGCAGTCCTATGTTTAATGGACGCATTCAATCAATAGGTCCACGTTATTGTCCGTCAATCGAGGATAAGATCGACCGCTTTGCAAGTAAGGACAGACACCAGATGTTTATTGAACCAGAAGGTTGGGATACGGTAGAGGTCTATGTAAATGGATTCAGCACTTCACTACCAGAAGATGTGCAATTTAAAGCGCTGCGATCTGTAGTTGGTTTTGAGAAAGTCAAATTCTTTAGGCCAGGTTATGCCATTGAGTATGATTATTTCCCACCGACGCAACTCAAACACACGTTAGAAACTAAGATTATCGATGGACTTTATTTTGCGGGTCAGATAAATGGAACCACAGGTTATGAAGAAGCCGCATCACAAGGCTTGATGGCCGGTATTAATGCCGTGAGAAAAATCAGAGAAGAAGAAGCCTTCATTCTACGTCGTGATGACGCATACATTGGTGTGTTAATAGATGACCTTATCACAAAAGGAACAGACGAGCCTTATCGTATGTTTACCTCAAGAGCAGAATATCGTACGTTGCTGCGCCAGGATAATGCAGATTTGAGATTGACGCCTATGGGCCACGAAATAGGTACTGTTAGCGAAGAAGCAATCCGAAGGGTCGAGCGCAAGGCTCGCGAAGCCGATAAAATGGTCTCATTTTTACGCGATACCAGCTTTGATTTTAATGAGATGAACGAGTTATTGGATAAAAAAGGCAGTGCTCGAGTTACCCAAAATGCGAAGCTATTTAAAGTTTTCTCAAGGCCAGTCATTGACTTAAAAGACATAAGCACTATTTCTCAAGTCGATCAATATTTAAAAGAAAATGATTTAGACGACGATATCTTAGAGCAAGTAGAGGTACAAGTTAAATATGCGGGATACATTGCTAAAGAAAAAGCGAATGCCGATAAACTGAATAGGCTAGAAGACGTTCGTATTCCAGATAACTTTGATTTCAGTCACATACAGTCCATTAGTTTTGAAGCTAGAGAAAAATTAAAGGCGGTTCAGCCAGTAAGCATTTCGCAGGCATCACGTATATCAGGCGTTTCACCTAGCGATATTTCTGTATTATTGGTTCATATGGGTCGATAG
- the ybeY gene encoding rRNA maturation RNase YbeY yields MIEFDSQNNFEFSSPKNYIEWLNRVADSENCSIKSLNYVFCSDEFLLDINQQHLNHDTFTDIITFDYSVDDVLEGEIYISTDRVNENAFIYNVSQDDELRRVMVHGLLHMIGYGDKTDEESAKMRLLESQKMQMFHVKQ; encoded by the coding sequence ATGATTGAGTTTGATTCGCAGAACAACTTTGAATTCTCCTCTCCGAAGAATTACATTGAGTGGTTGAATCGTGTTGCAGATAGTGAGAATTGCTCTATCAAGTCATTGAATTATGTTTTTTGTAGTGACGAGTTCTTGTTGGACATTAATCAACAGCACTTGAATCATGATACCTTTACGGACATTATCACTTTTGATTATTCGGTAGATGATGTTTTGGAAGGCGAGATATACATTTCTACGGATCGTGTAAATGAGAATGCTTTCATCTACAATGTCAGTCAAGATGACGAGTTAAGAAGAGTCATGGTTCATGGTCTTTTACACATGATAGGTTATGGAGATAAGACCGACGAAGAGTCTGCCAAAATGAGACTATTGGAATCGCAGAAGATGCAAATGTTTCACGTGAAACAATGA
- a CDS encoding alkane 1-monooxygenase yields MKDLKYLTAYVVPILCVVSIYYGGWSLYLTPLVIFGIVPFLELWMPSLKSNLEDDEREEKIANKFFDMLLWLNVPIVFGVLGYGFYTYSISAFETYEIIGLVFSLGIVAGSNGINVAHELGHRQDTWERFLGKALLLPSHYMHFYIEHNYGHHLKAATPDDPASARYNENLYAFWIRSVSSQYSSAWEIQSRLNNAAERSFFSFKNDMLWYTIIQISYIALIAVVLSPATALIAIAVGIVGFTLLEIINYLEHYGLRRAQKKSGRYEIVREMHSWNSNHALGRILLYELTRHSDHHYRASKKYQVLDYHDISPQLPYGYPTMMVIATIPPLWFAIVNKHVPKEMVALQTAA; encoded by the coding sequence ATGAAAGATCTCAAATATTTAACCGCATATGTTGTACCTATATTGTGTGTTGTCAGCATCTATTATGGTGGCTGGTCTTTATACCTGACACCATTGGTCATTTTTGGGATTGTTCCATTTCTGGAATTGTGGATGCCGTCCTTAAAAAGCAATCTTGAAGATGACGAGCGTGAAGAAAAAATAGCCAATAAATTTTTTGATATGCTGCTATGGCTTAATGTTCCTATTGTTTTTGGGGTGTTGGGCTATGGTTTCTATACCTACTCCATTAGTGCGTTTGAAACCTACGAGATTATTGGCTTAGTATTTTCCCTAGGTATCGTTGCAGGAAGTAATGGTATCAACGTGGCTCACGAACTAGGTCACCGTCAAGATACGTGGGAACGCTTTTTGGGCAAGGCCTTGCTATTACCTAGCCACTACATGCATTTTTATATCGAGCACAATTACGGTCATCATTTGAAAGCTGCCACTCCAGATGATCCAGCAAGCGCACGATACAATGAGAATTTGTATGCTTTCTGGATACGATCAGTGAGCAGTCAATATTCTAGCGCTTGGGAAATTCAATCCAGATTGAACAACGCAGCCGAAAGGTCTTTCTTCTCGTTCAAGAATGATATGCTGTGGTACACGATAATTCAAATATCCTATATCGCGCTCATTGCTGTAGTCTTATCGCCAGCGACGGCTCTTATTGCTATAGCAGTAGGAATTGTAGGCTTTACCTTATTGGAAATTATCAATTACCTGGAACATTATGGTTTGCGCCGTGCACAGAAAAAATCTGGGCGATATGAAATCGTGCGAGAAATGCACAGCTGGAATTCTAATCATGCTTTAGGTCGCATTTTGTTATACGAATTGACCAGACACAGCGATCACCACTATCGTGCAAGCAAGAAATATCAAGTACTGGATTATCACGACATAAGCCCACAACTGCCTTACGGGTATCCTACCATGATGGTAATTGCTACCATACCACCGCTATGGTTTGCCATTGTAAACAAGCACGTGCCTAAAGAGATGGTGGCATTGCAAACAGCTGCTTGA
- the gltX gene encoding glutamate--tRNA ligase, with amino-acid sequence MTQDVRVRFAPSPTGPLHIGGVRTALFNYLFAKKHNGTFILRIEDTDQNRYVPGAEDYIIEALNWCNIPYDEGPGKEANYGPYRQSERKDRYRDYALQLVEKGAAYYAFDTAEELAEARQKAESNKETFIYNHHNRDQFTNSLTLSNNEVRDRIASGDAYTIRFKPELKTLFMHDEIRKGIEIDTSLLDDKVLFKSDGMPTYHLANIVDDHEMKISHVIRGEEWLPSMALHVLLYESFGWDAPKFAHLPLILKPTGKGKLSKRDGDKLGFPVFPLAWNPEVGSSSTGYREDGYLPEAVINMLAFLGWNPGTEQELFTLKELIHAFDLDRVNSSGAKFDPEKTKWFQQQWFVQQDDAVIGSAFAKALQEKNIDYKSQDYVNIIVGLVKERAVFVEDLFELAGFFFTAPKEFDNKAASKSWKDDTSDLMQHVIDVIQKAGDTTALELSNAVKGWIKEQEMGFGKVMMPLRLSLVGSLMGPDVFEIASMIGVDETISRIRFASEQLG; translated from the coding sequence ATGACTCAAGATGTACGTGTAAGATTTGCTCCTAGCCCAACTGGGCCGTTGCATATAGGTGGTGTGCGCACAGCGCTTTTCAACTACCTGTTTGCCAAAAAACATAACGGCACTTTCATCCTACGTATTGAGGATACTGACCAGAATAGATATGTTCCTGGTGCAGAAGATTACATCATCGAGGCACTCAACTGGTGTAACATACCTTATGATGAAGGACCTGGAAAAGAGGCTAATTACGGTCCATATCGTCAAAGCGAGCGCAAGGATAGATACCGTGATTACGCCTTACAATTAGTAGAAAAAGGTGCTGCTTACTATGCGTTTGATACTGCTGAGGAACTTGCAGAAGCAAGACAAAAAGCAGAATCTAATAAGGAAACTTTTATCTACAACCATCACAACCGCGACCAGTTTACCAACTCATTGACACTATCCAATAACGAGGTGCGTGATCGCATTGCATCTGGTGATGCCTATACCATACGTTTTAAGCCAGAGCTTAAGACGTTATTCATGCATGATGAAATACGCAAAGGCATTGAGATTGACACAAGCTTACTGGATGATAAGGTGTTGTTCAAAAGTGATGGTATGCCTACCTATCACCTCGCGAATATTGTGGACGATCACGAGATGAAAATATCGCACGTGATACGTGGTGAAGAGTGGTTGCCTAGTATGGCTTTGCACGTGTTATTGTATGAAAGTTTTGGTTGGGACGCGCCTAAATTTGCGCACTTACCATTGATCCTCAAGCCTACCGGTAAAGGAAAATTAAGCAAGCGCGATGGTGATAAGCTGGGTTTTCCTGTTTTCCCGCTAGCGTGGAATCCTGAAGTAGGTTCATCCAGTACTGGTTATCGAGAAGACGGTTATTTGCCTGAAGCCGTAATCAACATGCTTGCTTTTCTAGGTTGGAATCCAGGAACTGAGCAGGAATTATTTACCTTAAAGGAGCTTATTCATGCCTTTGACCTAGATAGAGTGAATTCATCAGGTGCTAAATTTGATCCTGAAAAAACTAAGTGGTTTCAGCAACAGTGGTTTGTGCAGCAGGACGATGCCGTCATAGGTTCCGCTTTCGCGAAAGCGTTACAAGAAAAAAACATCGACTACAAGTCACAGGATTATGTCAATATCATCGTTGGTCTGGTGAAAGAACGTGCCGTGTTTGTAGAAGACTTATTTGAACTCGCAGGCTTTTTCTTTACTGCACCTAAGGAATTTGATAACAAAGCTGCTTCAAAATCATGGAAAGATGACACGAGCGACCTTATGCAACATGTTATTGATGTGATTCAAAAAGCAGGAGACACGACAGCATTAGAATTAAGCAATGCGGTAAAAGGCTGGATCAAGGAACAGGAAATGGGTTTTGGTAAGGTGATGATGCCGCTTAGACTATCGCTGGTAGGTAGCCTTATGGGACCCGACGTTTTTGAAATCGCGAGTATGATAGGTGTTGATGAGACAATTTCACGCATACGGTTTGCCAGCGAACAGTTAGGCTAG